The genomic region CACGCAACTCAAATCCGGTTTCGTTGCGGTCTTTGAGGGGCAGATGCCGGATCACATCACGCACGTAGGCTTCGATGGTCTCTTGTGGGTTCATGGGGTTTCCTCCTTCAGCAAACAGGTCAACGATGCATTCAAGGCATTCCACGATTGGGTGAGTTGTTTGAGTAAAATTTCGCCCTGTGCATTCAACTGGTAATACCGTCTGGGTTGACCATCGTCGGTGCGCCATTCGGAAATCAAATGGCCTTGGCTTTCCAGACGACGCAACAGAGGGTAAAGGGTGCCTTCTTCAATGGGCAAATTCTGCTGGGTGAGGGCTTGACGCAACGAGTAACCGTATTGGGGTCTTCTCAATTGGGAAAGCACCGCCAACACCAACACGCCTCTGCGCATTTCCAGTTCAAATTTGGGAGGGGGACCTTCATCCATCTTCACTGTGCATCACCTCATGCTGTTTATTACACAGTACAGTGCGCCACACAGTACGTCAATGGCTTTGATGACATGTGGCCTCAGAGGCATTCCAAACAAAAAGCCCCCAAACGGGGGCAGCAGAGACAGGAGTGCTTTCAGAAATCCAGCCCGAGGAATTCCTTGCGTTTGGCAAACCACTTCAGGCCCAGTTCAATGGCGGTTTCCAGAGAACTCTCGGGATACCAGCCCAGTTCGGTGTTGGCTCGGGTGGGGTTGGCATAGGCTCCAGCCACATCACCAGGTCGAGGAGGCGCCAGTTGTTTCAGGATGGGACGGCCAATCACGTTCTCGAAGGCTTGCACCAGTTCAAAGACCGTGGTGCCATTTCCGGTGCCCAGATTGAAAACACGGTACTTCTCGGTGGTGAATTCCGAGAACACCCGATCAAATTCCAGCACCGCTTTGATGTGGGCTTTGGCCAGATCCCACACATGGATGTAATCCCGGATGCCCGAGCCGTCTCTGGTGGGCCATTCGGTGCCGGTGATGTTGAAGGTCTGCCCGAGGGTGTGGGCCTCGATGATCTTGTCCAGAGCGTGTGAAACCCGTTCCAGTTGCTGACCCGTGCGAAGCTCTGGATCTGCTCCAATCGGGTTGAAGTACCGCAGGGTGATGGCCCTGAAGTCGTAAGCCCGGGTGAAATCTTCGAGCGCCAGTTCCATGCACAGTTTGGTCCGGGAATAG from Deinococcus misasensis DSM 22328 harbors:
- the galE gene encoding UDP-glucose 4-epimerase GalE — protein: MKVLVTGGAGYIGSTICSALLDQGHTPIVLDSLIRGRQEFVQDRIFYQGDISDQSLIKQIFTDHPEIYATIHCAALILVPESTENPLGYYRANVQKSLDLFDALMQNGCKRVIFSSTASLYDVVEGFSVDESAPLKPSSPYSRTKLCMELALEDFTRAYDFRAITLRYFNPIGADPELRTGQQLERVSHALDKIIEAHTLGQTFNITGTEWPTRDGSGIRDYIHVWDLAKAHIKAVLEFDRVFSEFTTEKYRVFNLGTGNGTTVFELVQAFENVIGRPILKQLAPPRPGDVAGAYANPTRANTELGWYPESSLETAIELGLKWFAKRKEFLGLDF
- a CDS encoding PadR family transcriptional regulator: MDEGPPPKFELEMRRGVLVLAVLSQLRRPQYGYSLRQALTQQNLPIEEGTLYPLLRRLESQGHLISEWRTDDGQPRRYYQLNAQGEILLKQLTQSWNALNASLTCLLKEETP